One Sulfolobus sp. S-194 DNA segment encodes these proteins:
- a CDS encoding sodium:solute symporter, which translates to MNVDISTLTIFIVLFAIFAFLGFYGARWRRGDLSRLDEWGLGGRRLGILLVWFLMGADLYTAYTFIAVPELAFKSGALAYFAVFYVGLTFPIALLTMPRLWTVSRNRGYVTAADFVKDRFNSRSLAIAVALVGAVAEIPYIALQIFGMQAVLIVMLIGLGFPPTRLTLDLSLLIAFIVLAAFTITSGLRGAALTGVFKDILIWITVLATIIAVPLSIGGFSTAFHTVKPIPYSYLPPSALSAFWTLAVGSALALYLYPHAINGSLSAEDKKKLKYGTSLLPIYGIGLALLALFGILVFAIKPAYTLSAKYGGITSVPALLAYSMPSWFNGIAFLGIFIGGLVPAAIMAIGSANLLVRNVVKEFYNLTPRGEATLAKWISTAFKFLALAFIFVVPLSYAIGLQLLGGIIILQTLPPVFLGLFTNKLEGRSLLAGLIGGVVSGVVLTAYVNHFGVITTTSYPTPIGGIYIALIALAINLVISGIGTAIAMAMGWKPKEVIKTEELVRTIEEK; encoded by the coding sequence ATGAACGTAGATATCTCAACCTTAACAATATTTATAGTATTATTTGCTATATTTGCCTTTTTAGGATTTTATGGAGCTAGATGGAGAAGAGGAGACTTAAGCAGACTTGATGAATGGGGACTTGGAGGAAGGAGATTAGGAATATTACTAGTCTGGTTCTTAATGGGGGCAGACCTTTATACAGCATATACTTTCATAGCAGTACCAGAGTTAGCTTTTAAGAGTGGTGCATTAGCATACTTTGCTGTATTCTATGTGGGTCTAACTTTCCCAATTGCTCTTTTAACCATGCCTAGATTATGGACTGTATCGAGAAATAGGGGTTATGTTACAGCAGCTGATTTTGTTAAAGATAGATTTAACAGCAGATCTTTAGCAATCGCTGTAGCTCTAGTAGGTGCAGTTGCCGAAATACCTTATATTGCTTTGCAAATCTTCGGTATGCAAGCCGTATTAATAGTGATGTTAATTGGTTTAGGTTTTCCGCCAACAAGATTAACTCTTGATCTATCGCTTTTAATAGCATTTATTGTCCTAGCCGCTTTTACAATTACTAGTGGATTGAGAGGGGCTGCATTAACTGGTGTATTTAAAGATATATTAATATGGATAACAGTTTTAGCAACAATAATTGCTGTCCCTCTCAGTATTGGAGGATTTTCAACTGCATTTCATACAGTTAAACCTATACCCTATTCTTACTTACCTCCTTCAGCTCTTTCAGCCTTTTGGACGTTAGCAGTAGGAAGTGCGTTAGCATTATATCTTTATCCTCATGCAATTAATGGTTCATTAAGTGCGGAAGATAAAAAGAAGCTAAAATACGGTACATCATTACTACCGATTTATGGTATTGGTTTAGCACTACTAGCATTATTCGGTATTCTCGTCTTCGCTATTAAGCCAGCCTATACATTATCAGCTAAATATGGGGGAATAACAAGTGTGCCAGCTTTGTTAGCTTATTCTATGCCCTCATGGTTTAATGGTATAGCGTTCCTAGGTATATTTATCGGAGGACTAGTCCCTGCAGCTATAATGGCTATTGGTTCTGCAAATCTTTTAGTTAGAAATGTAGTTAAGGAATTTTACAATTTAACACCTAGAGGAGAGGCTACTTTAGCCAAATGGATTTCAACCGCTTTTAAGTTCCTTGCTTTAGCTTTCATCTTTGTAGTACCACTAAGTTATGCTATTGGATTACAATTACTTGGAGGTATTATAATTTTACAAACGTTACCACCAGTCTTCCTAGGGTTATTTACAAATAAGCTTGAGGGAAGATCATTATTAGCGGGTTTAATAGGCGGTGTAGTTAGCGGTGTAGTATTGACTGCATATGTTAATCATTTTGGAGTAATTACAACTACAAGTTATCCAACACCTATAGGAGGAATATATATTGCATTAATAGCTTTAGCAATTAACCTAGTGATTTCTGGAATAGGTACAGCTATTGCGATGGCTATGGGATGGAAACCAAAAGAAGTTATAAAAACCGAGGAATTAGTCAGAACAATTGAAGAGAAATAG
- a CDS encoding thiamine pyrophosphate-binding protein, which produces MGKTTSELLIDTISSQVTDVFGIPGTHGLSLYEELRKRVSRGEIRYYMPRLEYGGAIMADYYARLKGNVGVFLSVNGPGFTNSLTALVGAYSEGSPLVLISLNKEFKYRHRRQLHDSGYYDLQLEMARQATKASFRIYSPEDVPIIMERAFKIALEDKMGPVYIEVPVDVLEEKGDFENYKIKKINRILVHPTKEEVREALNFLSECSKPILLLGYGASRSNIISYIERLGIPVLTTIRGKGSIPENHPLYAGTIFNLKEIPGDCLIALGTSFNDLETSRWSIKLPDRILHVDPDVNVFNTSINAEVTIKASAEAFLEEIVEKVNLPKWSYKVEEKNSDIVDNTSEITHDYLAKVLDETLSEDRVIISDAGTNQVMAMDIKVYKPNSYFNSLIFNAMGSAIPASIGGKIASPERQIVSIIGDLGFQGCFNELITAAQYKINFLTVLVEDGVQHFLRLNQKMRYGNTFTTDVFQIDYTKVVEGIGVNVIEVKDRKDLKKSVEEAVGLSLKSPTVLRVHVSPNSIPSRLITKG; this is translated from the coding sequence ATGGGCAAAACTACGTCCGAGCTTCTAATTGATACGATTTCTTCTCAAGTTACCGACGTATTCGGGATACCTGGAACCCATGGTTTATCATTATACGAGGAGCTCAGAAAAAGGGTAAGTAGAGGGGAAATTAGATACTATATGCCTAGATTAGAATACGGAGGGGCAATAATGGCAGACTATTATGCTAGATTAAAGGGAAATGTGGGAGTTTTCTTATCAGTAAATGGTCCTGGCTTTACTAATTCTTTAACTGCTCTGGTCGGCGCTTATTCTGAAGGTTCTCCTCTTGTCCTTATCTCCCTCAATAAGGAATTTAAATATAGACATAGGAGACAACTTCACGATTCTGGCTATTACGACTTACAGTTAGAAATGGCCAGACAAGCAACTAAGGCATCATTTAGAATTTACTCTCCAGAAGATGTGCCAATTATAATGGAAAGGGCTTTTAAAATAGCTCTCGAAGATAAGATGGGACCGGTTTACATTGAGGTTCCGGTCGATGTATTGGAAGAGAAAGGTGATTTTGAGAATTATAAGATTAAGAAGATTAATAGGATTTTGGTTCATCCTACGAAAGAGGAAGTAAGGGAAGCGTTAAATTTCTTGAGTGAGTGTTCTAAACCAATTCTGTTGTTAGGTTACGGAGCATCCAGATCAAACATTATAAGCTATATTGAGAGATTGGGAATTCCAGTATTAACTACTATTAGAGGAAAAGGGAGTATTCCGGAGAATCATCCCTTATATGCTGGAACAATATTTAACCTCAAGGAGATACCAGGGGATTGCCTCATAGCACTAGGGACATCATTTAACGATCTCGAAACTAGTAGATGGAGCATTAAATTGCCGGATAGGATACTTCACGTGGATCCGGACGTTAACGTATTTAACACCTCAATAAATGCAGAAGTTACTATAAAAGCAAGTGCCGAAGCTTTTCTAGAGGAGATCGTTGAGAAGGTTAATTTGCCTAAATGGAGTTATAAAGTGGAGGAAAAGAACAGCGATATAGTTGATAACACAAGTGAAATAACTCATGATTACTTAGCTAAAGTTTTAGATGAGACGTTAAGTGAAGATAGGGTTATCATCTCTGATGCAGGGACAAATCAAGTTATGGCAATGGATATAAAAGTGTATAAACCGAACTCATACTTTAATTCGCTTATCTTTAACGCAATGGGATCTGCTATTCCAGCTAGCATAGGGGGTAAAATTGCATCTCCAGAGAGGCAAATAGTGAGTATTATAGGAGATCTAGGATTTCAAGGATGTTTTAATGAACTAATTACTGCAGCACAGTATAAGATCAACTTCTTAACAGTTTTAGTAGAGGATGGTGTACAGCACTTCCTAAGGTTAAATCAGAAAATGAGATATGGAAATACTTTTACAACTGATGTATTTCAAATAGATTACACTAAGGTTGTGGAAGGGATTGGGGTTAACGTAATTGAGGTTAAGGATAGGAAAGACCTTAAGAAAAGTGTAGAAGAGGCCGTTGGATTATCTCTCAAGAGTCCAACAGTTCTAAGAGTTCACGTTAGCCCTAATAGTATACCTTCTAGATTGATAACGAAAGGATAA
- a CDS encoding IS607 family transposase, with amino-acid sequence MLKPKEVCQRLGISYRTLQNYVKKGYIKPVILQSGKWRFREEDVERLMGIIRKRKVILYARVSSNTQKDDLVNQVKYLEEQVKEYDQVITDIGSGLNMKRKGFLKLLRMILNNEVSRVIIAYPDRLVRFGFEILEEVCKAHNCEIVVLNQEDKTPEQELVEDLVSILVSFSGKLYGMRSHKYEKVKKCAEELKA; translated from the coding sequence ATGCTAAAACCTAAGGAAGTATGCCAACGCTTAGGAATTTCGTATCGCACACTACAGAACTACGTTAAGAAAGGATACATAAAACCAGTTATACTACAGAGCGGAAAATGGAGGTTCAGAGAAGAGGACGTAGAGAGGCTAATGGGAATTATTAGAAAAAGAAAAGTAATATTATACGCTAGAGTATCATCAAACACACAAAAAGACGATCTAGTAAACCAAGTAAAATACCTAGAGGAACAAGTCAAGGAGTACGACCAAGTAATCACAGACATAGGTTCCGGGTTAAACATGAAGAGAAAGGGGTTCTTGAAGTTGTTGAGAATGATACTAAACAACGAAGTATCACGCGTAATAATAGCTTACCCAGACAGACTTGTTAGATTCGGTTTCGAAATCCTAGAGGAAGTGTGCAAAGCACACAACTGTGAAATAGTAGTACTAAACCAAGAGGACAAAACACCAGAACAAGAATTGGTCGAAGACTTAGTCTCAATACTAGTCTCATTCAGTGGGAAACTATACGGAATGAGAAGTCATAAATACGAAAAGGTGAAGAAATGTGCTGAAGAACTTAAAGCTTAA
- a CDS encoding LSm family protein, whose product MAETAHKVLAESLGSTVLVKLKGDKIVRGTLKSYDMHMNLVLENSEEVMSDGSTRKVGTIIIRGDNVILVSPMSP is encoded by the coding sequence TTGGCTGAAACAGCACATAAGGTTCTCGCAGAATCTTTGGGTTCCACTGTATTAGTAAAATTAAAAGGAGATAAAATTGTCAGAGGCACTCTAAAGAGCTACGATATGCATATGAATTTAGTATTAGAGAATTCTGAGGAAGTAATGAGTGATGGTAGTACTAGGAAAGTAGGTACAATAATTATAAGAGGAGATAACGTAATATTAGTGTCACCAATGAGTCCTTAA
- a CDS encoding PadR family transcriptional regulator gives MWRHFHHHKRRGLAYLILTILSSKGEMTGADIMREIEKITQGFWKPSPGAIYPALNKLQDEGYVRVVKEEEGKKYYEITEKGKRLISPEHQYEVVIDELDANLRYLIENKSSLSQEQKEKVKEILKRGFQEFDKSN, from the coding sequence ATGTGGAGGCACTTTCATCATCATAAGAGAAGAGGATTAGCTTATCTCATTCTCACAATACTATCTTCAAAGGGAGAAATGACTGGAGCAGATATAATGAGGGAAATAGAGAAAATTACTCAAGGGTTTTGGAAACCTTCTCCCGGAGCAATATACCCTGCTTTAAATAAACTTCAAGATGAAGGATATGTGAGAGTTGTAAAAGAAGAAGAAGGAAAAAAATACTATGAGATAACCGAAAAAGGGAAAAGACTAATTAGCCCAGAGCACCAATATGAAGTAGTAATTGATGAGTTAGATGCAAATTTGAGATATTTAATAGAAAATAAATCATCACTAAGCCAAGAACAAAAGGAAAAGGTCAAGGAAATATTGAAGAGAGGGTTTCAAGAATTTGATAAAAGTAATTAA
- a CDS encoding ATP-binding protein yields the protein MESIGIVLQRGENNSIYALLRPNIDIINGQLFLIDDEGKKTVVRLDDYFYINEFFDEKAPFSKTLLNDKIDVELLNMNTVVKAELSIVKKYNHSTIPKPGSIVKFLPEIADDKDLLSFYQISSSQGYIKYGRLAGSKIPLLLDLNAITMHVGIFGETGSGKSYNMRYLITLLSNIEIEGKTTSIPLIIFDANGDYSDFTSFNIDLVSKGRGWIKKYVMRDSLSDYEIKLSIDLSLFTAKDLADFIISLKYGDIAPNSLQANILEQVLSQHDPQEYNWLLSTREGVESIKVELQELKNTGFSPSSIRAVISSLEIFLNKIRKYNFVSSSSSFNEQTLDVIWNTKGLAIIDFSSDGSPGVDISTKQLIVSYVSRLVLDYLTKAKYSGKQKLIGVIIEEAQNYIPSNDYPVNARITKEVLVTLATQGRKFGASLFLVSQRPAFVDKYVLSMLNTFFFHRIYHEDVKYVMSATGGLPEHLAKSLPSLETGYVIVSGLMSALKSPALVKIPWDDRIGSYTGYVMSIENILVS from the coding sequence ATGGAAAGTATTGGTATAGTGCTTCAAAGAGGTGAAAATAACAGCATTTATGCTCTTCTTAGACCAAACATTGATATAATAAACGGACAGCTTTTTCTCATTGACGATGAAGGTAAAAAAACTGTAGTTAGGTTAGATGATTACTTTTATATAAATGAATTCTTCGACGAGAAAGCACCTTTCTCCAAGACGTTATTAAATGATAAAATTGACGTTGAATTATTGAATATGAATACAGTTGTTAAGGCAGAATTATCAATAGTTAAGAAGTATAATCACTCCACAATACCAAAACCTGGGTCTATAGTGAAGTTTCTCCCAGAGATAGCAGATGACAAGGACTTACTTTCTTTTTACCAGATTTCTTCATCTCAAGGTTACATTAAGTATGGAAGACTAGCTGGTTCAAAAATTCCATTACTTCTTGATCTTAACGCGATAACTATGCATGTTGGAATATTTGGAGAAACTGGGAGTGGAAAGAGTTATAATATGAGATACTTAATCACACTTCTTTCAAATATTGAAATTGAGGGTAAAACCACTTCAATTCCTCTAATCATATTTGATGCTAATGGTGACTATTCGGATTTTACATCTTTCAATATAGATCTAGTCAGTAAAGGAAGAGGATGGATAAAGAAATATGTTATGAGAGACTCATTGAGTGATTACGAGATAAAATTATCAATTGATCTTTCCCTATTCACAGCTAAAGATTTAGCTGACTTTATAATTTCTCTGAAATATGGTGACATTGCCCCTAATTCATTGCAAGCCAATATATTGGAGCAAGTCTTGTCTCAGCATGATCCGCAAGAATATAATTGGTTATTAAGTACTAGGGAAGGTGTTGAAAGTATAAAAGTAGAATTACAAGAGCTTAAAAACACAGGTTTCAGTCCAAGCAGTATTAGAGCAGTAATTAGTTCTTTAGAAATTTTCTTAAATAAAATAAGAAAGTACAATTTCGTATCTTCATCTTCTTCATTTAATGAACAAACCCTTGATGTTATTTGGAATACTAAAGGCTTGGCTATAATTGACTTTTCATCTGATGGTTCGCCAGGAGTTGATATCTCAACTAAACAGTTAATTGTAAGCTATGTCTCTCGTCTAGTCTTAGATTATCTTACTAAGGCTAAATATTCTGGGAAGCAAAAACTTATAGGAGTGATAATTGAGGAGGCACAGAACTATATCCCTTCAAATGATTATCCGGTAAACGCTAGGATTACGAAAGAGGTTTTAGTCACTCTAGCTACACAAGGAAGGAAATTTGGTGCCTCACTCTTTTTAGTTTCACAAAGACCAGCATTTGTCGACAAATATGTACTTTCAATGCTAAACACTTTCTTCTTTCACAGAATTTATCACGAAGACGTAAAATACGTAATGTCGGCTACTGGTGGACTTCCAGAACATCTAGCCAAGAGTTTGCCCTCTCTTGAAACTGGATATGTTATAGTTTCCGGTTTAATGTCAGCGTTAAAATCACCAGCTTTAGTTAAGATACCATGGGATGACAGAATAGGTTCTTACACAGGCTACGTCATGAGTATTGAAAACATATTGGTGAGTTAA
- a CDS encoding ABC transporter ATP-binding protein, whose product MIKVINVSKVFKTGKKEIRALNDVSFELEKGKIGALVGHNGAGKTTLIKILSTLIIPDSGDAFVNGYSVISQEKEVRRNIGTMMVSERAFYFRLSGLDNLVFFGIIQGLSRSEAKRRAEELLELVGLSEWKNVQYMKYSTGMQRKLALARALILDPPVILLDEPTLGMDVVSSRDFRSLIKIISKEKTILLTSHNMKEVEDLADKIIVLKKGNVIAQGSKEEILSRLGKVKVVITRNVPRGLDKYVIGYNNGTFILRVPQDENVEGEVLREEKPTLEDVFVYLMGEEIDSTRNRNRRGGWWRRWGE is encoded by the coding sequence TTGATAAAAGTAATTAATGTTTCTAAGGTTTTTAAAACTGGGAAAAAAGAGATTAGAGCCTTAAATGACGTCTCATTTGAACTAGAAAAAGGAAAGATAGGAGCTTTAGTTGGACATAACGGTGCCGGAAAAACTACACTTATTAAGATTCTCTCTACGCTTATTATTCCAGATTCTGGGGACGCTTTCGTTAACGGTTATAGTGTTATAAGTCAAGAAAAAGAGGTGAGAAGAAATATAGGTACTATGATGGTAAGTGAGAGAGCCTTCTATTTTCGTCTTTCCGGTTTAGATAATTTAGTCTTTTTCGGAATTATTCAAGGACTTTCGAGGAGCGAAGCTAAAAGAAGAGCTGAAGAACTCCTTGAATTAGTTGGACTCTCTGAGTGGAAGAACGTTCAGTATATGAAATATAGTACCGGAATGCAAAGGAAACTTGCTTTGGCCAGAGCCTTAATTTTAGATCCACCAGTAATTTTACTTGATGAACCCACTTTAGGAATGGATGTAGTAAGTTCAAGGGATTTCAGAAGTCTAATTAAAATCATTAGTAAAGAGAAGACTATACTTTTAACATCTCATAATATGAAGGAAGTTGAGGATTTAGCTGACAAAATAATTGTTCTTAAGAAAGGCAATGTAATAGCTCAAGGTAGCAAGGAAGAAATTTTATCAAGGTTAGGAAAAGTTAAAGTTGTTATAACTAGAAATGTTCCAAGAGGTTTGGATAAGTACGTTATTGGATATAATAACGGTACTTTTATTTTAAGAGTCCCGCAAGATGAAAATGTTGAGGGAGAAGTTTTAAGGGAAGAAAAACCTACTTTAGAGGATGTTTTTGTATATCTAATGGGTGAAGAGATAGATAGTACGAGAAACAGAAATAGAAGAGGGGGGTGGTGGAGAAGATGGGGGGAGTAA
- a CDS encoding DUF4364 family protein, translated as MSKRLKRTSLEIMYSILSACNNNSTKTRIMYNAGINLIELTKYLELLEKEGYIRKVQSGKRVTYSLTEKGRDALERLEKYIKILKELEEAKKDVADLIKIVKRKKEVKT; from the coding sequence ATGAGCAAAAGACTAAAGAGAACTTCTCTCGAAATAATGTACTCAATTTTAAGTGCATGTAATAATAATTCCACTAAAACAAGAATTATGTATAATGCTGGTATTAATCTTATTGAATTAACTAAATACCTAGAACTACTTGAAAAAGAAGGATATATAAGGAAAGTTCAAAGCGGGAAAAGAGTAACATATTCGTTAACAGAAAAAGGAAGAGACGCATTAGAAAGATTAGAAAAATATATAAAAATATTGAAGGAATTAGAAGAAGCTAAGAAGGATGTAGCTGATCTAATAAAGATTGTTAAAAGAAAAAAAGAAGTTAAAACTTAG
- a CDS encoding DUF3311 domain-containing protein has protein sequence MNSAYYVAMLVVAIIVTLLYSLFPIYNKINPTLGGLPIFYWYQILLLAVTTVLSAIVVHFVKEEGER, from the coding sequence GTGAATTCTGCATATTATGTGGCAATGTTAGTGGTGGCTATAATAGTAACACTATTGTACTCTCTATTCCCCATATACAATAAGATAAATCCAACTTTAGGTGGTTTACCAATATTTTATTGGTATCAAATACTTCTACTCGCTGTAACTACAGTTCTCAGTGCCATAGTAGTTCATTTTGTAAAGGAGGAGGGTGAAAGATGA
- a CDS encoding DNA double-strand break repair nuclease NurA, protein MSDVIDKIKKLAIDEREKANKLKADILLLSEEIRRGKINLTFKEVKGTVGEHIACAIDGGKFEVDLGDSYLIIAKAVSVIGKYGETKEIPPTIVRDFKIVSDYYGEDEVKKRSIILMLTLETNLLSKANCDKIFIDGPLIDPPVYDEELEEYFLVRSSVIKRKEPIGIVKRFSHRLLINYLNDMGYNFSNVRESYLVTILFSELRRNLKSKEAVALGWIDWDEIFKKKSNIFKDLEGLSKAYLKLGLKIYSSYFQLSPISPVVRIDTLLPSGLDFIKIWGIEGEKEVTILNKIADNLAKVKSEEANSYVSLFRMLRGNEDFFSYLSKF, encoded by the coding sequence ATGAGTGATGTGATAGATAAAATAAAAAAACTAGCAATTGACGAAAGAGAAAAAGCGAATAAATTAAAAGCTGACATTTTACTTCTCTCTGAAGAAATTAGAAGAGGAAAAATTAATTTAACATTTAAAGAAGTTAAAGGAACTGTAGGGGAGCATATAGCTTGTGCAATAGATGGTGGTAAATTTGAAGTAGATTTAGGTGATTCTTATCTTATTATTGCAAAAGCAGTATCTGTAATAGGAAAATACGGGGAAACTAAGGAAATACCTCCCACTATAGTTAGAGATTTTAAGATAGTTAGTGATTATTATGGAGAGGATGAAGTTAAGAAACGGTCTATAATCCTTATGCTTACATTGGAGACCAATTTACTCAGTAAAGCTAATTGTGATAAAATCTTCATTGACGGACCTTTAATTGATCCACCAGTATATGATGAGGAGTTGGAAGAATATTTTCTAGTTAGGAGTAGTGTAATTAAAAGGAAAGAACCAATAGGAATTGTGAAAAGGTTCAGTCATAGACTTTTAATAAACTATTTAAACGATATGGGTTACAATTTTTCAAACGTTAGAGAAAGCTATCTAGTAACTATACTTTTCTCAGAATTAAGGAGAAACTTAAAGAGCAAAGAGGCAGTTGCACTTGGATGGATTGATTGGGATGAAATATTTAAGAAAAAAAGTAACATATTCAAAGACCTTGAAGGGTTGAGTAAGGCGTATTTAAAATTAGGCCTAAAGATCTATTCGTCTTATTTCCAATTAAGTCCGATTTCTCCAGTAGTAAGGATAGATACGTTGTTACCGAGCGGATTAGACTTCATAAAGATATGGGGTATTGAAGGAGAAAAAGAGGTTACAATATTAAATAAAATTGCAGATAACCTTGCTAAGGTAAAGAGTGAAGAGGCCAATAGTTATGTTTCATTATTTCGAATGCTAAGGGGAAATGAAGATTTCTTTTCGTATTTATCTAAGTTTTAA
- a CDS encoding ABC transporter permease — protein sequence MGGVIDKLYAYIYLRGFKIWSSYRTQMVLNILSWVLPVFTYYFVGTSLGNSLVEKIGVSNYTAFFVIGLAFQGYVSSIITTISQRLRNEQLYGTIEYYVLSSGGVISFLFYSAIWGFVINTVNAAVILSIGFALGVKYHVNVLSTLVIIFLLLLSTIGFSMVSAGFTMIVKQGNPIAFFFSTFTTLMSGTVFPITVLPLPVKLLSLALPLTWALNGLRLSMLSGKSILQLLNIILALIAFNAILLPLGIGFYKYAFKRARKKGTLSEY from the coding sequence ATGGGGGGAGTAATAGATAAACTTTACGCCTATATTTACTTGAGAGGGTTTAAAATATGGAGTAGTTATAGAACTCAAATGGTTTTAAACATCTTATCGTGGGTTTTACCAGTATTTACATATTATTTTGTTGGTACTTCTCTTGGCAATAGTTTAGTTGAGAAAATAGGAGTTAGTAACTATACTGCATTTTTCGTTATTGGTTTAGCTTTTCAAGGTTACGTTTCATCAATTATTACAACTATAAGTCAGAGGCTTAGAAATGAACAACTTTATGGCACTATCGAATATTATGTTTTATCCTCTGGTGGTGTAATATCTTTTCTGTTTTATTCAGCAATCTGGGGATTCGTTATAAATACTGTAAATGCTGCAGTTATACTATCAATCGGTTTTGCATTAGGCGTAAAATACCACGTTAACGTATTATCTACTCTTGTCATAATATTCCTCCTATTACTTTCAACAATTGGTTTTTCTATGGTTTCTGCCGGCTTTACAATGATCGTAAAGCAAGGTAACCCAATAGCATTCTTCTTTTCCACATTCACAACATTAATGAGTGGTACAGTATTTCCAATAACTGTCTTACCTTTACCAGTAAAGCTCTTAAGTCTTGCGTTACCACTAACCTGGGCTTTAAATGGATTAAGATTATCAATGCTTTCTGGGAAAAGTATCTTACAGTTACTTAATATTATCTTAGCACTTATCGCGTTTAATGCAATATTACTACCTTTAGGAATAGGATTCTACAAATATGCATTTAAGAGAGCTAGGAAAAAAGGTACCTTAAGTGAATATTAA
- the rnhA gene encoding ribonuclease HI → MIVGYFDGLCEPKNPGGIATFGFVIYLDNRKIEGYGLAEKPFSINSTNNVAEYSGLICLMETMLKLGISSPIIKGDSQLVIKQMNGEYRVKAKRIIPLYEKAIELKKKLNATLIWVPREENEEADRLSRVAYKLVKEGKLRDIKCVALT, encoded by the coding sequence ATGATAGTGGGTTATTTTGACGGTCTATGTGAGCCTAAAAATCCTGGAGGAATTGCTACTTTCGGCTTTGTAATTTATCTAGATAACAGAAAAATAGAAGGTTATGGTTTAGCGGAGAAACCTTTCAGTATTAACTCAACAAATAATGTAGCCGAATACTCTGGATTAATATGTTTAATGGAAACAATGTTAAAACTTGGAATTTCATCCCCAATAATTAAGGGAGATTCACAGTTAGTAATCAAACAGATGAATGGTGAGTATAGGGTTAAAGCTAAGAGAATAATCCCACTTTATGAAAAAGCAATCGAATTAAAGAAAAAGCTAAATGCCACTCTAATCTGGGTACCTAGAGAGGAAAATGAGGAAGCTGATAGATTAAGTAGGGTAGCTTATAAACTAGTAAAAGAAGGAAAGTTAAGAGATATAAAATGTGTAGCATTAACCTAA
- a CDS encoding helix-turn-helix domain-containing protein, protein MEKQNICPIVETIKVIGSEAKLLVLRYLFDGSKGFNELQRVTKLSSKTLSNTLKDLEEAGIVKRVIISDRPFRVKYELTEKGKELRTLFTEMEKWGTKHLLSVDKK, encoded by the coding sequence ATGGAAAAACAAAACATATGCCCTATTGTCGAGACTATAAAAGTAATAGGAAGTGAAGCCAAACTCTTAGTATTAAGATACCTTTTTGATGGTAGTAAGGGTTTTAATGAACTCCAAAGAGTTACTAAATTAAGTTCAAAGACGTTATCAAACACATTAAAAGACCTTGAAGAAGCAGGAATAGTGAAAAGAGTAATTATAAGTGATAGACCTTTTCGCGTAAAATATGAACTTACAGAGAAAGGGAAAGAACTAAGAACACTATTTACTGAAATGGAAAAATGGGGAACAAAACATCTTTTATCTGTAGATAAAAAATAA